Proteins encoded by one window of Clostridium cagae:
- a CDS encoding acyltransferase: protein MKKIDELLYEIGNIINHGIDKEGVIKILEILNCSIQVEILDEIKLYGDYLPKISENGMSEEKRYLHFLWDILDKSPMCLIANFAIPYRRILAKKLFKSCGKNFIAEENVRFNIPDNIEFGDDVFINRGTFIDSKGGIKIGSFVGIGEGVTIITHSHKEDNHSSRDYGEVIIEDYAKIYSNSTILLGVKIKKKAIVAACSLVNKDIKENTIVAGIPAKEFRERNTFGKSELNHVWLHNKSFQNK, encoded by the coding sequence ATGAAGAAAATAGACGAATTATTATATGAAATAGGAAATATTATTAATCACGGTATAGACAAGGAGGGCGTTATAAAAATTTTAGAAATTTTAAATTGTTCTATTCAAGTGGAAATATTAGATGAAATTAAGCTATATGGAGATTATTTACCTAAAATTTCAGAAAATGGCATGTCGGAGGAAAAAAGATATTTACATTTTTTATGGGATATATTGGACAAGTCCCCAATGTGCCTTATAGCAAACTTTGCAATCCCATACAGAAGAATTTTAGCTAAAAAATTATTTAAGTCTTGTGGAAAAAATTTCATAGCAGAAGAAAATGTTAGATTTAATATACCAGATAACATTGAGTTTGGTGATGATGTATTCATTAATAGAGGAACTTTTATAGATTCTAAGGGTGGAATTAAAATTGGAAGTTTTGTTGGGATAGGAGAGGGGGTAACTATAATTACTCATTCTCATAAAGAAGATAATCATTCATCAAGAGATTATGGCGAAGTAATAATAGAAGATTATGCCAAAATATATTCTAATTCCACAATACTTTTAGGCGTAAAAATTAAAAAGAAGGCCATAGTTGCGGCTTGTTCTTTAGTAAATAAGGATATTAAAGAGAATACAATAGTTGCAGGTATACCAGCAAAAGAATTTAGAGAAAGAAATACCTTTGGTAAAAGTGAATTAAATCATGTATGGCTTCATAATAAAAGTTTTCA